A portion of the Bombus pascuorum chromosome 8, iyBomPasc1.1, whole genome shotgun sequence genome contains these proteins:
- the LOC132909676 gene encoding uncharacterized protein LOC132909676 isoform X4 encodes MKLKTATNVACPSSSSSSSSSVCSAALSEKSKIAGVPVSAAMSTANDVSTVRFGRWWWCWRRRRRNTTYGPTTMPTGYAKTIVLLGVFAVLCAFLGTVDAVARTKPDEPRSKGGHKDAEPVIEEVNAKQLERLLNEKDFVAVYWYARSCLTCDKVLAELEKIDDDTDHFGVDFVKINDKRLAKQYGIKNFPALTYFREREPIIYEGDLMDEENVLDFLTSLEAMDLPDRIEEVNAMILEKIVEETDFVAVLFYKPDCKKCLKALQELENIDDEADQLGIGFVKIADEQLADEYNLGPLPVLVYYRHQIPIIYEHELSKEEDVLEWLVANKSTGDEEDVIEDVTAKTLQTLIGNIDNLVVVFYDHGDEDSMQVLNELEKIDDDCDKHGIQFVKIDDDKAAKDFGIDSLPAIVYFEKQIPNLYDGDVENEDEILEWLLSQLEKDEIEDVTDEMLDRLIKDGKTLAVLFYDNNDRKSQKILNELENIDDECDQIGVIFVKIDNLEEAKEYGIEKIPSLLYFEKGIPTLYEGNLEDEEKVLKWLENQQKTDQIEDITDEVLDMIIEKMPHVAVLFYDKDQKKSQKILGELENIDDDCDQHNIAFVKISDLDEAKEYGIESLPTLVFFEKRIPHVYEGDLMNEDQLLGWLLHQKKHSEIPEVTDEMMEKLIETSPYLAVLFYDKDDKQDIRILNELENIDDELEKEGIVIIRMDNDAEAKEYGIDHLPTLVYFENKIPALYEGDLLNEDEVLEWLIEQKNTATIEEVTDEILVDLIEEHEYVVAFFSGDCEDGDECEKILKELENIDDELDETGIIFVTTEDTGFAKKQGIKHFPTLAFFRNKEPLIYKGDIEDEDEVLSWITDEDTLEIPGKIEEVNAKMLENILEENDYIVVFFYKEGDKKSQKILQELENIDDECEEKDIDFVKISDEGIEKEYDLPGLPALAFYRHKFRQVYSGDMMHEEAILEWILELRSQAPDVIENVDRKTLQVLINDVEHLAVFFYDDKCEMCPEILAELETIDDDTDKHGIQFVKSNDAKLAAEIGVFSFPALVYYETGVPIMYDGNLLDENEVLDWMVKQKTDESIEEIDRDTLSKYIETKEFLAVVFYKEEDPESPRVLRHVELIDDEAAEYGIKIVRMKDRLMAKKYGYRNPPGITYFRKGKNINYDGDIDDEEEILDWLTNPENMELTDHIERINKKMFHKIRQTTDYLAVFFYSNDCKQCGRVLVEIEHIDDEADNAGIKFVKIDDKQLAKQYGVFALPAILFFKMSSKEPVIYAGDLYDEDQILQWLLTQKDPSGEVIEDLEGEELLHLIRESESLAVYFYAEDCEQCMGILEELENIDDDCDRHGITFVKTQDYKVAEDYGVTEFPVLVYFENQIPNVFEGDLKVEEEVLQWLITQKTEDRIELITRVMLETSVEETQYLAVYFYKVNCHICEEILEGLEKIDDECDVFGIQLVKIQDPQLAKRYSIKTFPALVYFRNGNPLLFEGDLQNEESVLEWLIDDDNRELADEIESVNERMLERLLDESPFLAVFFYDEDCPECDEIMEALEKIDGEADLFGIDFVKVLSTEAAEKFGILNVPSLVYFRKKTPLIYDGDLTQEDKILQWLTSQDVFEIKNEIEEVNKKMLDKLLDENEFLTVFFYEHNSKESEEVNEKLENIDGETDNLDITFVKMADPRYARKWGVTKLPAIVYFRKRFPSIYRGDLHKEQDVLDWLRKNRYRQPELNIYMYMLIAITVLFAMYTGFLLSCFRSEPAAPTPHPKQA; translated from the exons ATGCGAGAAGTTGCTTAACATGCGACAAGGTGCTGGCCGAGCTGGAGAAGATCGACGACGACACCGACCACTTCGGGGTAGACTTCGTCAAGATCAACGATAAACGACTGGCCAAGCAGTATGGCATCAAAAACTTCCCAGCCCTCACATATTTCCGCGAGAGAGAACCGATCATCTATGAAG GTGACTTGATGGACGAAGAAAATGTGTTAGATTTCTTAACGAGCCTAGAGGCGATGGATCTACCCGATCGTATCGAGGAAGTGAACGCAATGATCTTAGAGAAGATCGTCGAGGAAACGGACTTTGTGGCAGTCCTATTCT ACAAGCCTGACTGCAAAAAGTGTCTCAAGGCCCTTCAAGAGTTGGAGAATATCGACGACGAGGCCGATCAGTTGGGGATCGGTTTCGTGAAGATCGCGGACGAACAGCTCGCCGACGAGTATAATTTAGGTCCTCTTCCGGTTCTGGTCTACTACAGGCACCAGATTCCTATAATTTACGAGC ACGAACTTAGCAAAGAAGAAGACGTGTTGGAGTGGCTGGTGGCGAACAAAAGCACAGGAGACGAAGAGGACGTAATCGAGGATGTAACTGCGAAGACTCTGCAAACCTTGATCGGAAATATCGATAACCTAGTCGTTGTATTCT ACGACCACGGTGACGAAGATTCGATGCAAGTGCTGAACGAACTGGAGAAGATCGACGACGATTGCGATAAGCACGGGATCCAGTTCGTGAAAATTGACGACGACAAGGCTGCGAAGGATTTTGGCATCGATTCTCTTCCAGCGATCGTGTATTTCGAAAAGCAAATCCCGAATCTTTACGATG GGGATGTCGAGAATGAAGATGAAATTCTGGAGTGGTTGCTGTCGCAATTGGAGAAGGACGAGATCGAGGATGTCACCGACGAAATGTTGGATCGTCTGATCAAGGATGGAAAAACCCTTGCCGTGCTGTTCT ACGACAACAACGACCGGAAATCCCAAAAGATTCTCAATGAACTGGAGAACATCGACGACGAGTGTGATCAGATTGGGGTGATCTTCGTGAAGATCGACAACCTAGAGGAAGCAAAGGAGTACGGTATCGAAAAAATTCCCAGCCTGTTGTACTTCGAAAAGGGAATACCAACGTTGTACGAAGGAAATCTAGAGGATGAAGAGAAGGTTCTAAAGTGGTTGGAGAATCAACAAAAAACCGATCAAATCGAAGACATCACAGATGAAGTGCTCGATATGATCATCGAGAAGATGCCTCACGTAGCCGTCCTCTTTT ATGACAAGGATCAGAAGAAGAGCCAGAAAATCCTTGGTGAATTGGAGAACATCGATGATGACTGTGATCAGCACAACATAGCGTTCGTGAAAATTTCTGATCTGGACGAAGCTAAGGAATACGGCATCGAGTCTCTGCCTACACTGGTATTCTTTGAGAAAAGAATACCACACGTGTACGAAG GCGATCTGATGAACGAGGATCAGCTGCTCGGATGGCTACTACATCAAAAGAAGCACTCGGAGATACCGGAGGTGACCGACGAGATGATGGAGAAGCTGATTGAGACCTCGCCGTACTTGGCAGTCCTGTTTT ACGATAAAGACGACAAGCAGGACATACGTATCCTGAACGAGTTGGAGAACATCGACGACGAGTTGGAGAAGGAAGGAATCGTGATCATTCGTATGGACAACGATGCTGAGGCGAAGGAGTACGGTATCGATCACCTTCCGACTCTGGTCTACTTCGAGAACAAGATCCCGGCTCTCTACGAAGGAGATTTATTGAACGAGGACGAAGTTCTTGAATGGCTGATCGAACAAAAGAACACTGCTACCATCGAGGAAGTCACTGATGAAATACTGGTCGATTTGATCGAAGAACACGAATACGTCGTCGCATTCTTTA GTGGGGATTGCGAGGATGGTGACGAGTGTGAGAAAATTCTCAAAGAGCTCGAAAATATCGACGACGAGCTGGATGAAACTGGAATCATCTTCGTCACTACAGAAGACACAGGATTCGCGAAAAAACAAGGAATCAAGCATTTCCCTACACTGGCTTTTTTCAGGAACAAGGAGCCTTTGATCTATAAGGGCGATATCGAGGATGAGGACGAGGTTCTTTCGTGGATCACCGATGAAGATACTCTTGAAATCCCAGGGAAGATTGAAGAAGTGAATGCCAAGATGTTGGAGAATATTCTTGAGGAGAACGATTATAtcgttgttttctttt ATAAGGAAGGAGACAAGAAGAGTCAGAAGATCCTCCAAGAGCTCGAGAATATCGACGACGAGTGCGAAGAGAAGGACATCGACTTTGTAAAGATCTCAGACGAAGGCATTGAAAAGGAATACGATCTTCCTGGTTTACCAGCATTGGCGTTCTACAGACACAAATTCCGTCAGGTTTATTCAGGTGATATGATGCACGAAGAAGCGATTTTAGAGTGGATATTGGAACTTCGAAGTCAGGCACCGGATGTGATCGAGAACGTCGATCGGAAGACGCTACAGGTGCTGATCAACGACGTTGAACATCTCGCTGTATTCTTTT ACGATGATAAATGCGAAATGTGCCCGGAAATACTCGCAGAACTAGAGACCATCGATGATGACACTGACAAGCACGGTATACAATTTGTTAAGTCGAACGACGCGAAATTAGCTGCCGAAATTGGCGTCTTCTCGTTTCCGGCGCTCGTTTATTACGAAACTGGGGTGCCCATCATGTACGACG GTAATCTGCTAGACGAGAACGAAGTGCTTGATTGGATGGTGAAGCAGAAGACAGACGAGAGCATCGAAGAGATCGATCGTGACACCCTGAGCAAATatatcgaaacgaaagaattcTTGGCTGTCGTTTTCt ACAAGGAGGAAGATCCAGAGAGTCCTAGGGTGCTCAGGCACGTCGAGTTGATCGACGACGAAGCTGCTGAGTACGGTATAAAGATCGTAAGGATGAAGGATCGATTGATGGCGAAGAAGTATGGCTACCGGAATCCACCCGGTATCACGTACTTCCGCAAGGGCAAGAACATTAATTACGACGGGGACATCGACGACGAAGAGGAAATCCTTGATTGGCTAACCAATCCGGAGAACATGGAGCTCACCGATCATATCGAGAGAATCAATAAGAAGATGTTTCACAAGATACGACAGACCACTGATTATTTGGCTGTGTTCTTCT ACAGCAACGACTGCAAACAGTGTGGCAGGGTATTGGTGGAAATCGAACACATCGATGACGAAGCAGACAACGCGGGAATAAAGTTCGTGAAGATCGACGACAAGCAACTGGCCAAGCAGTATGGCGTCTTCGCATTACCCGCTATATTGTTCTTTAAAATGTCCTCGAAAGAACCAGTCATTTATGCag GCGATCTGTACGACGAAGATCAGATACTGCAATGGTTATTAACACAGAAAGATCCATCCGGAGAGGTAATCGAGGATTTGGAGGGTGAAGAACTTCTGCATTTGATAAGAGAATCGGAATCGTTAGCAGTGTACTTCT ATGCCGAAGACTGCGAGCAATGCATGGGGATTCTCGAAGAATTGGAGAACATCGACGATGATTGCGACAGACACGGTATCACGTTCGTGAAGACGCAA GATTACAAGGTGGCAGAAGATTATGGTGTCACGGAATTCCCAGTATTGGTATATTTCGAAAATCAAATACCAAATGTGTTCGAAG GTGATTTAAAAGTGGAAGAAGAGGTTCTGCAGTGGTTGATTACCCAGAAAACAGAGGATcgaatagaattaattacCAGAGTAATGTTAGAGACGTCTGTTGAAGAGACTCAATATCTCGCGGTCTATTTCT ATAAAGTAAACTGCCATATATGCGAGGAGATTTTGGAAGGATTAGAAAAGATCGACGATGAATGCGATGTATTTGGTATTCAGTTAGTAAAAATTCAGGATCCTCAGCTGGCCAAACGGTATTCCATCAAAACCTTCCCTGCCTTAGTTTACTTCAGAAATGGCAATCCTCTTTTGTTCGAAG GTGATTTACAAAACGAGGAATCAGTTCTCGAATGGCTGATCGATGACGATAACCGAGAACTAGCGGACGAAATTGAATCTGTGAACGAGAGGATGCTGGAAAGACTTCTCGATGAATCACCATTCTTAgctgttttctttt ACGACGAAGACTGCCCCGAGTGTGACGAAATTATGGAAGCTTTGGAGAAAATCGATGGTGAAGCGGACTTATTCGGTATTGATTTCGTGAAGGTTCTTAGTACGGAAGCTGCAGAGAAATTTGGAATTCTGAACGTTCCATCTCTGGTTTATTTCCGCAAAAAGACGCCCCTCATCTACGATGGCGATCTCACTCAAGAAGACAAGATTCTACAATGGCTAACTTCTCAAGAtgtgttcgaaattaaaaatgaaatcgaaGAAGTTAACAAGAAGATGCTGGACAAACTGTTAGACGAGAACGAGTTCCTTACTGTCTTTTTCT aTGAACACAATAGTAAAGAGAGCGAAGAAGTGAACGAGAAGTTAGAGAACATCGACGGAGAAACGGACAATTTGGACATCACATTCGTCAAAATGGCTGATCCAAGATACGCCAGGAAATGGGGTGTTACCAAGCTTCCTGCCATCGTTTATTTCCGCAAAAGATTCCCCAGTATCTATCGAG GTGATCTACACAAGGAACAAGACGTGTTGGATTGGCTGCGCAAGAACAGGTACCGTCAACCGGAGCTGAACATCTACATGTATATGCTGATCGCGATCACAGTCCTTTTTGCCATGTACACCGGCTTCTTGTTGTCCTGTTTCCGGTCAGAACCAGCGGCGCCCACACCGCATCCGAAACAAgcgtga
- the LOC132909676 gene encoding uncharacterized protein LOC132909676 isoform X3 has product MKLKTATNVACPSSSSSSSSSVCSAALSEKSKIAGVPVSAAMSTANDVSTVRFGRWWWCWRRRRRNTTYGPTTMPTGYAKTIVLLGVFAVLCAFLGTVDAVARTKPDEPRSKGGHKDAEPVIEEVNAKQLERLLNEKDFVAVYWYARSCLTCDKVLAELEKIDDDTDHFGVDFVKINDKRLAKQYGIKNFPALTYFREREPIIYEGDLMDEENVLDFLTSLEAMDLPDRIEEVNAMILEKIVEETDFVAVLFCPDTQRCAGAGSNKPDCKKCLKALQELENIDDEADQLGIGFVKIADEQLADEYNLGPLPVLVYYRHQIPIIYEHELSKEEDVLEWLVANKSTGDEEDVIEDVTAKTLQTLIGNIDNLVVVFYDHGDEDSMQVLNELEKIDDDCDKHGIQFVKIDDDKAAKDFGIDSLPAIVYFEKQIPNLYDGDVENEDEILEWLLSQLEKDEIEDVTDEMLDRLIKDGKTLAVLFYDNNDRKSQKILNELENIDDECDQIGVIFVKIDNLEEAKEYGIEKIPSLLYFEKGIPTLYEGNLEDEEKVLKWLENQQKTDQIEDITDEVLDMIIEKMPHVAVLFYDKDQKKSQKILGELENIDDDCDQHNIAFVKISDLDEAKEYGIESLPTLVFFEKRIPHVYEGDLMNEDQLLGWLLHQKKHSEIPEVTDEMMEKLIETSPYLAVLFYDKDDKQDIRILNELENIDDELEKEGIVIIRMDNDAEAKEYGIDHLPTLVYFENKIPALYEGDLLNEDEVLEWLIEQKNTATIEEVTDEILVDLIEEHEYVVAFFSGDCEDGDECEKILKELENIDDELDETGIIFVTTEDTGFAKKQGIKHFPTLAFFRNKEPLIYKGDIEDEDEVLSWITDEDTLEIPGKIEEVNAKMLENILEENDYIVVFFYKEGDKKSQKILQELENIDDECEEKDIDFVKISDEGIEKEYDLPGLPALAFYRHKFRQVYSGDMMHEEAILEWILELRSQAPDVIENVDRKTLQVLINDVEHLAVFFYDDKCEMCPEILAELETIDDDTDKHGIQFVKSNDAKLAAEIGVFSFPALVYYETGVPIMYDGNLLDENEVLDWMVKQKTDESIEEIDRDTLSKYIETKEFLAVVFYKEEDPESPRVLRHVELIDDEAAEYGIKIVRMKDRLMAKKYGYRNPPGITYFRKGKNINYDGDIDDEEEILDWLTNPENMELTDHIERINKKMFHKIRQTTDYLAVFFYSNDCKQCGRVLVEIEHIDDEADNAGIKFVKIDDKQLAKQYGVFALPAILFFKMSSKEPVIYAGDLYDEDQILQWLLTQKDPSGEVIEDLEGEELLHLIRESESLAVYFYAEDCEQCMGILEELENIDDDCDRHGITFVKTQDYKVAEDYGVTEFPVLVYFENQIPNVFEGDLKVEEEVLQWLITQKTEDRIELITRVMLETSVEETQYLAVYFYKVNCHICEEILEGLEKIDDECDVFGIQLVKIQDPQLAKRYSIKTFPALVYFRNGNPLLFEGDLQNEESVLEWLIDDDNRELADEIESVNERMLERLLDESPFLAVFFYDEDCPECDEIMEALEKIDGEADLFGIDFVKVLSTEAAEKFGILNVPSLVYFRKKTPLIYDGDLTQEDKILQWLTSQDVFEIKNEIEEVNKKMLDKLLDENEFLTVFFYEHNSKESEEVNEKLENIDGETDNLDITFVKMADPRYARKWGVTKLPAIVYFRKRFPSIYRGDLHKEQDVLDWLRKNRYRQPELNIYMYMLIAITVLFAMYTGFLLSCFRSEPAAPTPHPKQA; this is encoded by the exons ATGCGAGAAGTTGCTTAACATGCGACAAGGTGCTGGCCGAGCTGGAGAAGATCGACGACGACACCGACCACTTCGGGGTAGACTTCGTCAAGATCAACGATAAACGACTGGCCAAGCAGTATGGCATCAAAAACTTCCCAGCCCTCACATATTTCCGCGAGAGAGAACCGATCATCTATGAAG GTGACTTGATGGACGAAGAAAATGTGTTAGATTTCTTAACGAGCCTAGAGGCGATGGATCTACCCGATCGTATCGAGGAAGTGAACGCAATGATCTTAGAGAAGATCGTCGAGGAAACGGACTTTGTGGCAGTCCTATTCT GTCCGGATACGCAACGATGTGCTGGCGCCGGTTCTA ACAAGCCTGACTGCAAAAAGTGTCTCAAGGCCCTTCAAGAGTTGGAGAATATCGACGACGAGGCCGATCAGTTGGGGATCGGTTTCGTGAAGATCGCGGACGAACAGCTCGCCGACGAGTATAATTTAGGTCCTCTTCCGGTTCTGGTCTACTACAGGCACCAGATTCCTATAATTTACGAGC ACGAACTTAGCAAAGAAGAAGACGTGTTGGAGTGGCTGGTGGCGAACAAAAGCACAGGAGACGAAGAGGACGTAATCGAGGATGTAACTGCGAAGACTCTGCAAACCTTGATCGGAAATATCGATAACCTAGTCGTTGTATTCT ACGACCACGGTGACGAAGATTCGATGCAAGTGCTGAACGAACTGGAGAAGATCGACGACGATTGCGATAAGCACGGGATCCAGTTCGTGAAAATTGACGACGACAAGGCTGCGAAGGATTTTGGCATCGATTCTCTTCCAGCGATCGTGTATTTCGAAAAGCAAATCCCGAATCTTTACGATG GGGATGTCGAGAATGAAGATGAAATTCTGGAGTGGTTGCTGTCGCAATTGGAGAAGGACGAGATCGAGGATGTCACCGACGAAATGTTGGATCGTCTGATCAAGGATGGAAAAACCCTTGCCGTGCTGTTCT ACGACAACAACGACCGGAAATCCCAAAAGATTCTCAATGAACTGGAGAACATCGACGACGAGTGTGATCAGATTGGGGTGATCTTCGTGAAGATCGACAACCTAGAGGAAGCAAAGGAGTACGGTATCGAAAAAATTCCCAGCCTGTTGTACTTCGAAAAGGGAATACCAACGTTGTACGAAGGAAATCTAGAGGATGAAGAGAAGGTTCTAAAGTGGTTGGAGAATCAACAAAAAACCGATCAAATCGAAGACATCACAGATGAAGTGCTCGATATGATCATCGAGAAGATGCCTCACGTAGCCGTCCTCTTTT ATGACAAGGATCAGAAGAAGAGCCAGAAAATCCTTGGTGAATTGGAGAACATCGATGATGACTGTGATCAGCACAACATAGCGTTCGTGAAAATTTCTGATCTGGACGAAGCTAAGGAATACGGCATCGAGTCTCTGCCTACACTGGTATTCTTTGAGAAAAGAATACCACACGTGTACGAAG GCGATCTGATGAACGAGGATCAGCTGCTCGGATGGCTACTACATCAAAAGAAGCACTCGGAGATACCGGAGGTGACCGACGAGATGATGGAGAAGCTGATTGAGACCTCGCCGTACTTGGCAGTCCTGTTTT ACGATAAAGACGACAAGCAGGACATACGTATCCTGAACGAGTTGGAGAACATCGACGACGAGTTGGAGAAGGAAGGAATCGTGATCATTCGTATGGACAACGATGCTGAGGCGAAGGAGTACGGTATCGATCACCTTCCGACTCTGGTCTACTTCGAGAACAAGATCCCGGCTCTCTACGAAGGAGATTTATTGAACGAGGACGAAGTTCTTGAATGGCTGATCGAACAAAAGAACACTGCTACCATCGAGGAAGTCACTGATGAAATACTGGTCGATTTGATCGAAGAACACGAATACGTCGTCGCATTCTTTA GTGGGGATTGCGAGGATGGTGACGAGTGTGAGAAAATTCTCAAAGAGCTCGAAAATATCGACGACGAGCTGGATGAAACTGGAATCATCTTCGTCACTACAGAAGACACAGGATTCGCGAAAAAACAAGGAATCAAGCATTTCCCTACACTGGCTTTTTTCAGGAACAAGGAGCCTTTGATCTATAAGGGCGATATCGAGGATGAGGACGAGGTTCTTTCGTGGATCACCGATGAAGATACTCTTGAAATCCCAGGGAAGATTGAAGAAGTGAATGCCAAGATGTTGGAGAATATTCTTGAGGAGAACGATTATAtcgttgttttctttt ATAAGGAAGGAGACAAGAAGAGTCAGAAGATCCTCCAAGAGCTCGAGAATATCGACGACGAGTGCGAAGAGAAGGACATCGACTTTGTAAAGATCTCAGACGAAGGCATTGAAAAGGAATACGATCTTCCTGGTTTACCAGCATTGGCGTTCTACAGACACAAATTCCGTCAGGTTTATTCAGGTGATATGATGCACGAAGAAGCGATTTTAGAGTGGATATTGGAACTTCGAAGTCAGGCACCGGATGTGATCGAGAACGTCGATCGGAAGACGCTACAGGTGCTGATCAACGACGTTGAACATCTCGCTGTATTCTTTT ACGATGATAAATGCGAAATGTGCCCGGAAATACTCGCAGAACTAGAGACCATCGATGATGACACTGACAAGCACGGTATACAATTTGTTAAGTCGAACGACGCGAAATTAGCTGCCGAAATTGGCGTCTTCTCGTTTCCGGCGCTCGTTTATTACGAAACTGGGGTGCCCATCATGTACGACG GTAATCTGCTAGACGAGAACGAAGTGCTTGATTGGATGGTGAAGCAGAAGACAGACGAGAGCATCGAAGAGATCGATCGTGACACCCTGAGCAAATatatcgaaacgaaagaattcTTGGCTGTCGTTTTCt ACAAGGAGGAAGATCCAGAGAGTCCTAGGGTGCTCAGGCACGTCGAGTTGATCGACGACGAAGCTGCTGAGTACGGTATAAAGATCGTAAGGATGAAGGATCGATTGATGGCGAAGAAGTATGGCTACCGGAATCCACCCGGTATCACGTACTTCCGCAAGGGCAAGAACATTAATTACGACGGGGACATCGACGACGAAGAGGAAATCCTTGATTGGCTAACCAATCCGGAGAACATGGAGCTCACCGATCATATCGAGAGAATCAATAAGAAGATGTTTCACAAGATACGACAGACCACTGATTATTTGGCTGTGTTCTTCT ACAGCAACGACTGCAAACAGTGTGGCAGGGTATTGGTGGAAATCGAACACATCGATGACGAAGCAGACAACGCGGGAATAAAGTTCGTGAAGATCGACGACAAGCAACTGGCCAAGCAGTATGGCGTCTTCGCATTACCCGCTATATTGTTCTTTAAAATGTCCTCGAAAGAACCAGTCATTTATGCag GCGATCTGTACGACGAAGATCAGATACTGCAATGGTTATTAACACAGAAAGATCCATCCGGAGAGGTAATCGAGGATTTGGAGGGTGAAGAACTTCTGCATTTGATAAGAGAATCGGAATCGTTAGCAGTGTACTTCT ATGCCGAAGACTGCGAGCAATGCATGGGGATTCTCGAAGAATTGGAGAACATCGACGATGATTGCGACAGACACGGTATCACGTTCGTGAAGACGCAA GATTACAAGGTGGCAGAAGATTATGGTGTCACGGAATTCCCAGTATTGGTATATTTCGAAAATCAAATACCAAATGTGTTCGAAG GTGATTTAAAAGTGGAAGAAGAGGTTCTGCAGTGGTTGATTACCCAGAAAACAGAGGATcgaatagaattaattacCAGAGTAATGTTAGAGACGTCTGTTGAAGAGACTCAATATCTCGCGGTCTATTTCT ATAAAGTAAACTGCCATATATGCGAGGAGATTTTGGAAGGATTAGAAAAGATCGACGATGAATGCGATGTATTTGGTATTCAGTTAGTAAAAATTCAGGATCCTCAGCTGGCCAAACGGTATTCCATCAAAACCTTCCCTGCCTTAGTTTACTTCAGAAATGGCAATCCTCTTTTGTTCGAAG GTGATTTACAAAACGAGGAATCAGTTCTCGAATGGCTGATCGATGACGATAACCGAGAACTAGCGGACGAAATTGAATCTGTGAACGAGAGGATGCTGGAAAGACTTCTCGATGAATCACCATTCTTAgctgttttctttt ACGACGAAGACTGCCCCGAGTGTGACGAAATTATGGAAGCTTTGGAGAAAATCGATGGTGAAGCGGACTTATTCGGTATTGATTTCGTGAAGGTTCTTAGTACGGAAGCTGCAGAGAAATTTGGAATTCTGAACGTTCCATCTCTGGTTTATTTCCGCAAAAAGACGCCCCTCATCTACGATGGCGATCTCACTCAAGAAGACAAGATTCTACAATGGCTAACTTCTCAAGAtgtgttcgaaattaaaaatgaaatcgaaGAAGTTAACAAGAAGATGCTGGACAAACTGTTAGACGAGAACGAGTTCCTTACTGTCTTTTTCT aTGAACACAATAGTAAAGAGAGCGAAGAAGTGAACGAGAAGTTAGAGAACATCGACGGAGAAACGGACAATTTGGACATCACATTCGTCAAAATGGCTGATCCAAGATACGCCAGGAAATGGGGTGTTACCAAGCTTCCTGCCATCGTTTATTTCCGCAAAAGATTCCCCAGTATCTATCGAG GTGATCTACACAAGGAACAAGACGTGTTGGATTGGCTGCGCAAGAACAGGTACCGTCAACCGGAGCTGAACATCTACATGTATATGCTGATCGCGATCACAGTCCTTTTTGCCATGTACACCGGCTTCTTGTTGTCCTGTTTCCGGTCAGAACCAGCGGCGCCCACACCGCATCCGAAACAAgcgtga